GCAGACGCGGTGCCGCGGATAGGAACCCGCCTCCAGAACCGTCACCGGGATGTTCCGTTCGCGCAGGGCAATGCCAAGCGACAATCCGGCAAGTCCGCCTCCGGCGATGGTGATTTCACGGTTCAAGCGCGGCAACCTAACACGCGCAGCGCACCGCGCCATGTGGAATGTTCTGCGATCATCCAGCGTTTTTCGGATAGATCCATCAGCCGTGGCAACTCGTTGGCGGAGAATCCGGCGTCGATGCTCACGTGCATGTCATGGCGGGTGACCCGGTTGATGAACGGGTGGGCGGCGTAGCCCAGCAGATGAGGGAGCCGTGCCCGCAGCGGCTCGCAGAAAATGAGGACACGGAAGCCCTCCGCCAGCCTGCCCAGATCCTGCAGCGCATCTCCCTCGAAGTGATGGAGGAAAAGGTTGGCGATCAGAATGCCGCCCTGCGGCGGGGTGGGGGACCGGAACAGGTCGACTTGATTCCAGACCACGTTTTCCGGCAGATCCGTTGGTGGCGGTGCCAGATCCAGCGCGGTGACCTTTGTTTCCGGGTGGAGCCGTGCCAGCGCCACCGTGAGATGCCCGTCCCCCGCACCCAGCTCCGTGATGCCCATGGCCGCGGCTTCGGGGAAACGCCGCGCGGTGGCCAGCACCCAGCGCTCGTTTCCCATGAAGAAATTGATGCGCCGCAGATCCCTCCGGCTGCGCAGCGCCTCCGGATCATCCGCGGGCAGGCGGTCGAGGATTTCAGGAATGACGACGCGGGCGGGCACGCGGGGAGTATGCCTGGAATGGGGCGGTGGTCGAGATCCGCGAAATGACAGCACTCTGGTTCGGGTGGGGTGTCCCATCATCCGTCACTTCCACCCGCCGAAGGGATTCCCTTTCTCCGTCAGCGGCATTTCCACGCGTGCGCCGCCGCGGACATGGGAAGCCATCACGGCGGAGATCATGGCAACGGTCATCGCGCCGGATGCGGCGGAGCAAAGCGGCTGTCGCTCCGCATCCCGCATGGAGGCGATGAGGTCCTCCGCCGCAGCGAGATGCCCGCCGACTTTCCGGCCCAGCTTTTCGATGGGCTCCGGCACGCCGATGCCCGCGGTGCTGATGGGCACCCAGGCCCGCGGTTCCTTCGACATCACCACGGGGTTCCCCTCCATGATGTGGGCCAGCGGCTCGATGTCGATCCGCAGGTCGATGATTCCCTTCGTGCCGATGAGCTGGAGGCCGAACGCGCCTTCCTTTGTCCCCGCGCTGGCGATGGAGTCGAAGAACACGGGTACGCCGGACTTCGTTTCGTAGCGGGCGTGCACTTCATTTCCGGCGGACGGACCACTGCCTTCCTTGCCCTCCACGACGTCCGCCTTCACCACCGGCTTCCCGTCCTTCAGCACGGTGGCGGTGCAGGACAACGGATCTCCCGTGAAATAGACCGCCAGGTCCAGCACGTGGGAACCCAGCACCCACAGGTCCAGCATGCCGCCGCGGTGGTCTTCCTTCCCCCGCGTGCGGATCTCCAGCAACCGGCCGATCCTGCCATCCTCCACCAATTTCTTCACCACCGGCAGGACGGGGTGGAAGCGGTTGCGGTGCGCCACGGCGATCTTCACTCCCTTCGCATCGGCCGCTTCCACGATCTTCTCCGCTTCCCGCAGGGTGGGGCAGAAAGGTTTCTCGATATAGATGCCCTTCGCCCCGGCGGCTATGGCGGCCATGGTCATGGCGTGGTGCTCCGCCATATGCCGCGGAGCCACGGAAACGATGTCCGGCTTCACCTCCGCCAGCATCTCCCGGTAGTCCTTGAAACCCTTCACCCCGGGGAGATTGGCCGCCGCCTTCTCCAGTCCGCCCGCGTCCGCCACGCCCACCATCTCCACGCCCGGCACCTCCAGCCACATCTTGTCCAGGCCGTGGCCGTAGTCACCCATCCCCGTATGGCCGATCACGGCGACGCGCAACTTTCCTCCGTTCTCCCGGCCCATCGCGGCCATGGCCGCCGCCGTCATGAACGAGGTCTGCAGGAAAGTCCGCCGGGTGGTGCCTGTGGAAATCATCATGACTTATCTAAACGCAGACGGTTCGCCATTCCATACGCAAAGATGCATGATCTGATTGTCTCGACACCCTGTCCGAACGCATGGCATACCCACGGGGCGGCGGCCACCTGTCCGCAGTCCCCATATTTTCTTCTAACAAATCCGGCGCACGCACGTTGGAGATACACCACCAGGCAACATGAAAGCATCCCCATTGAAAGCATACCTCTGGCGCTCCGCCGCCATCGCAGCAGCCCTCCAGACCGGACATCTGATGGCACAGGAAAACGGCGGCACCCCGGCCGCTCCGAAAGCCCCGCCATCCCTCAGCGCGGAGGAAAAGCAGGCGTCCCTGGAGATTCTGCCCCTGCCGGGCGAGATCCTCTCCGTGCTGAAGACCGCGAAGGCCGCCGACTGGGCCGCCTCCGCGGAAGCCGCCCGCAAGTCGTCCGAGCTGGCGGGCTCGAAGGACAGCCGCCTCGCCGCGATCGGCCTCGGCATCCGCGTGGCGGACGCCTTCCTCGCCATCCAGGCGGAGGACGGGAAATTGCTGGATGTGGCCTCCATCGATATCTTCCAGGCCGCCGCGAAGCTCGGTGCTTCCGAGGAAGTCCTCGCCCACGCCGCCGACATCAAGGCGAAGGCAGCCGCCGGAAAGTGGAAGGAACTGACCGGGCCGCTGGACTTGACCTACCAGGACGCCCTCAAGACCATGGAGGAGCTGGGTGACACGGACTCCGCCTCAGTGGCGCTCATCGCCGGCTGGACCCGCGGCGTGGAGATCTTCGCCGGCCAGCTTTCGAAATCCTACTCGCCCGAGGGTGGAAAGGCGCTCCGCCAGGTCTCCCTGCTGGAGACGCTGGAAGCGAAGTTCAACGCGCTGCCCCAGGCGACGCGTGACACCCCGGAGATCGCCTCGCTGGGCAAAGGTCTCGCCGCTCTGAAGCCTCTCGTCTCCGTGGCGGAGGACGCCACGGTCTCCGAGGAAGCGACGAAGAAAATCGCCGAGATCGCCAAGGGCGCGCTGCCGGACAAGTGAACCATCCCCGCACACCGAACCACTTTCCAACCGACTCCATGAAAACTTTCCGAAACAACTCTCTCCGCTCCCTGTTCACCGGCCTGCTCATGGCCGCGCTGCTCTGGATCCCCGGCACGGCGGATGCCTCCGTGAACGGCGCGAAGATCCGTGCCGCGCAGATGTTCCAGACGCTGGCGGGCCAATATTCGCTCAACGTCCGCCCGGCCTACACCTACGGCCTTCTGAAGCGCGGCCAGTCCATCGTCATCCGCACCACGCTCCACGCGGGGAACAACTACATCCTGGCCGCCGGTGGCTGCGAGGACGCCTATGATGTGGACATCGCCGTGTTCGATGGCAACGGCAACCTCGTCGCCAACGACTCCGACCTCCAGCCGGTCGCCGTTGCCCGCGTGACCCCCATCTACACCGGAACCTTCTTCGTGAAGATCACCATGTCGAACAGCACCTTTAACGGCGCCCACTACGTGCTGCAATACGCGTGGTATTGATGAACCTCATCTGAACCGTGGAAGGGAGGGCGGAAGTCCTCCCTTTTTCCTTCCATGTCCGCGCCCTCCGCCATCACCGCGCTCGCCACCTCCGCCTCGTTCGAGGATCCGGTGCTGCAGTCGGTCTACCGCTGTCTGACGTGGTTGGCGGCGGGGGATACGGAGGCGCTGGAGGCGTTCTGCCGCTACACGGAGGAGCGCATCGGGATGTTCCTGCCTGCTGCCCGTGCGGCACTCGTTTCGGAGGTGATGCTGCGCCGCGCGGAAGTCCCCTCCACCGTGGAACCGCCCGCCGCCACGGAACACCAGATCTATCTCACCATCAACCTGGTGGAAGCCGCCGCCACGCTGCCGCCGTCTTTGGCCGCGCCGCTGGCGGAAAAGATCGCCTCGCTGGGCTGGACCAGGCCATGGCTGGAAAAAGCCGCGGCGTTCATCGGCGGATCCTCCGTGGGACAGGACGGCATCCTTTCCTTTTCCAGCTCTCCCGCACCGACGGGCCACCTCGCGCTGCGCGGCTTGCCCGGTGGAAAGCTCCGCGCCATGGAAAGCGGCGGCCATTGGTTCGTCCGGCACGATTGCCCGGAGCCTCTCGTTTTCTCCGGCCTGCGCTGGCCCGCTCGGCACAGCCAGTGGCTGAAGGAAGCGGACCACATCCTCATCGGCGGAGAGGAACGGCTGGACCTGTCCACCGTGTCCGCCCTCGCGGCGGCGACCGCTTTTCCCGACCTCCATGTCCTGCCGGATGCGGATGGGCTGGCGGTTTCCTCCACTGCGGAGGGCACCTTGGCGCGGCTGTCGTGGGAAAATGGATGGTTCCTCACTCCGTATGCCGCCATCCTTTTGAACGGCCGCCGGATCACGGAGCCGGTTCCCATCCTGCCCGCGGACCAGCTCGCCATCGGCGGGCGGAAACTTCCCGCCGCGAGGCTCATCCGCTGTGCCAGCTACGGCGTACGTGGTAGTTGGTCGTTGCGCCTGGACCACGCCACCCTGCGCTTTCCGGACGGACAGTCCGGGCTGGATGACATCACGCTGGCCCTGGAATCCGGGGACATGGTCGCCGTCATGGGTCCCAGCGGCTGCGGCAAGTCCACGCTGATGAGCGTGCTGTCGGGAGGGCTGTCCCTCACCTCGGGCAAGGTCACCATTTCACCGCCGGCCAGCCGTCCGTCCTTTGCGCTGGTGCCGCAGGACGACGTGCTTTTTGCGGAACTCACCGTTACGGAGAACCTCCGCTACGCCGCCGCCCTCCGCACGACGGAGGCCGCGCCCGATATTTCCGGAACCCTCGCCGCCGTCGGACTGGAGGCGAAGGGTGCGCTCCGTGTGGGCAGTGTGACGGAAAAGGTGCTCAGTGGCGGCGAGCGGAAGCGGCTCAACATCGGCCTGGAACTCATCGGCCGTCCGGATGCCCTGTTGCTGGATGAACCCACCTCCGGCCTCTCCAGCGCGGATGCGGAAGGGGTCATGAAAATCCTCCGCGCACGGGCGGATGCGGGCGTGCTGGTCATGGCCGTGATCCACCAGCCATCACCTGAGGTCTTCGCCAGGTTTGACAAAGTCATCGTGCTGGATGTCGGCGGGCGGCTCGCGTTTTTCGGTACTCCGGAGGCGACGCGGGACTACTTCGGCATCCATGCGGCGGGAGCGGTGCGCCAGAACTGGGGGCCTGACGCCATCCTCGATTCGCTGGTCGGCAGGCGGACCACGCTCGACGGGGGGGCGCAACGGCGGAATTTCGATCCCGCGTTCTGGAAGCTGCGCTACGCCGGTGCCCGCCATGCCTATGAGCCACCGCTCATCCGCCGGGAGCAAGCTCCCGCGGCACCGCAGGGGGGCACCGCCGGAAAGCCATGGCTCGTCCTCAAGGCCTTCACCCTGTTGCGGCGGGAGTCACTGAGGCGTGTGCGCGGCTGGCGTTCCGTCGCCGCGTCCTGCGTCATCGCCGTGCTGCTCGCCGCCATCGTCGCCTGGGTCTGCCGCATCATCACGGGGGAGGGGGGATACTCCTTCACCGCGAACCGGCATCTGCCCGCGTTCTGTTTCCTGAATGTCATCCTCGTCCAGTTCCTCGCACTTTCCTCCTCCGTGCAGGAGGTGGTGAAAGACCGCGCCCACCGGCTGCGCGAGCGGCTGCTGAGGATACCGGGCAGATACTGGCTGCTGGCGAAGCTCCCCGGGCTGGCCTTCCAGAGCGCCCTCCAGGCCGCGCTGGTGGTGTGGACCGGCGCATGGATCATCGGCCTGCCGTATGGAAAAATGGAGCTGTGGCTGGCCCTCACGCTCGCCGGGTGGACCAGCGTGGCGCTCGGCCTGTTCGTCTCCGCGCTCCCGGGCATCTCGGAACGCGTGGCGCTGGCCGCCGTTCCGCTCATGCTGGTGCCGCAGATGATCCTCTGCGGAGCCGCGCCCTTCGATTTCAAGGATCTCTCCCACCTCCACTGGCCCAACCAGCGCCCCGTCATCCGGGAAGACGAGCCCGCGCCTCCGCCCTGGCCCGCACAGGCCATGCCGTCCCGCTGGGCCTACCAGGCCGCCATCTGCGGATTGCGCGACCATCCCTCCATCATCCCGAACGAGGATCTGAAGCCGCTTTTCAAAACCTACAACTTCGCCCGCTCCCTGGTGAATGTCTGGAAAACCGATCCCGCCGCTTTCCTCGACCGGTTGGAGGAAAAGACAGGCCGCCGCCTGACCGAAGCAGAGGTCCGGACGGACATCACCCGCCTCGTTCTCAACGACAAGCGGTCCGCGAAGGAAGTGGCGGACACCTTCGGCCATCTGGTGCCGGATACGTTCTTCCTCAAGCCCATCCGCAACGAATTTTTCCTCGAATACGCCGCCTCGACCTTTCCGCCGGTCACCATCCTTTACGGAAAGAAATTTGAGCCTGCCGTGGATGCCCGCTGGAAAATGGGCCTTCTGGGCGTGATCCTGCTTCACGCCGCGTTCCTGGTCATCGAGATATCCCCGCGGATGTTCTTCTCGTTCATCCGCCGCAGAAAGCCATGAAACCCACCGCCGCACCCTACCGCACCGACTGGCACTGGGGACCCGTCCGCTTTGACGGACTCTTCGGCCTGCGCGGCACCTTCCTCTGCTTCCACCGCCACCCCGCGGCGGACGATCCGTCCGTCACCGTGGACCCGGCGAAGCCCATCCTGCCGCTGGAGCCGGAGGATGCGGAAAGCCTGCCGGAGTTTGTGGTGAGGAATTGAAGCGGGGGCAGTAAGGAGGGAGGACACTCCTGTCCTCCGGCGGCATTGGCAAATCACAAGAGACTTACCGCAAAGTCGCTAAGAGCGTAAAGAACACAGAGAGAAATGTTTCCCTTCAAGACTTCGCCGGATTCGTTTGATCCTTAGTCGGCTTTCTTTTCTTCCCTGAAAGCTGAAAACTTCTCCTTCTTATCTCGCCAATGCCGCCGGAGGACAGGAGTGTCCTCCCTCCTCACTGGCGCTCCGCGTCTTCAAGCACCCGCCCCCTCTCCCATGCACCCCGAACTCTCCGCCCTCCTCCGCCGCCGTCTTGCCGTGATCTCCGACCACGCGTGGCGCGACCGTGACTCCGCCGGACACCTGGAGGCCCTCAAGGACGTTTCGGAAAGGATCTCCGCCTGGACGCTGGGGAACCGCTCCCAGCTCGATCCGCAGCTCCGCCACTACCTCGCGAACTGCAGCTTTGACAAGGCGTTGGCGCACATCGGAGGGGTGTGACGAAGATCCGTGCGGAACCCGGAAAAATTCTTTTCCAAAATCCGGGCCGCTTGATACGTATCACCCCACAACATGAAACTTTTCGCGAATTTCCTCGTGGTCGGCGGTGCAGGTGTCTTCGGCTATTTCGCCGAGCCTTCCCTGCGCCTCGAACTCACCGGCCTTTCGCCCACGGCGCCTCCCCCTCCACAGCAGCCCGGCAACCAGGAGGAAGTGTATCTTTCCAGGGTGGATCCACGGGTCTATGCCCCGGAGCAGCTTCCGAAGGAAGTGACCCTGAAAAAGGAGGCCGAGCTGACCGATTCCTCCTCCGGCCTGAAAATACCCGTGCCCACCGGCACCAAGCTGAAACTCCTCCGCTTGGGGGAGGGGACGCTCATCGTCGGCACCGGTTCCCCGAACATCGAGGGTGAGGTGGAGGTCCAGAACACGGACGTCCGGGAGCAGTTGATCGGTGTGGCTCCGGTGGCACCGTCCCCGGTCGCCGCCCAGGGCCAGACGATGGACGGGCAGCCCGCCGAAGGACAGCCCGCCGCCCCGCAGGACGGCATGGCGAAGAATGATCCCGCCACGACCATGGGAGGCAGCACGCCGGACAGTGGCGAAACCGCCCAGAATGGTGGAGCGATGAATGACGCGCCGACGGACGGTGCCAACCCGGCGCTGAAGCCAGGGGACGCCCCTGCCGAGCCTGCCGGTGAATTCGCCTCCATGGCCGCGGACGAGATCGTCCAGACGATGCAGGACAGCCTGAAAGGCTCCACCATCAAGGACATCAAGTTCGACCAGGTCAGCGAATGGGCCGGCGGTGAACCGGAGGAAGTTGACGGCAAGAAGTTCAACACCGGCACCATCAGCTACAAGGCGCAGACCATCCTCGGACTGAAGTCGCGGAAAGCGAAGGCCTACATCGTGGGTGGCAAGGTCGTCCGTTGGGTCAACCCGACGAGCGGCACGGAGATCCAGTGATGGCCGGGCTGTCGGATTGGCTCGGTGGCAAGCGCCATGTGCTGGCCAGGCCGTTGAAGCGGGCCGCTATCGTCGGGCTGCTCGCCGTCCTGGGCCTTGCCGGACATTCGGTTTACTCGCTCAATCAGGTTTTCCAAGTGGTCGTGCCGATCAATGACCGGCTGGAGGCAATCTCGGCCAAAAGTACGACGTCGTCGTCGAGGTGGCCGTTCGGTGGCTACTGGTCATCGACCTACCGCTTTCCGGAGGAACGGATGAACCGTGAGAGCCACGGCATCATCCGGGATACCCTGCAGGCGGATGGATGGAAACTTCTGGAGGAATCCACCGCCATCCTGCCGGACAATCTCATGGGAGGTTACCTCATCCGGGCGGAAAAATCGGGCTACACCTACGTGGCCCACCTGCCGAAATCCGGTGCCGACCTCCGCGTCGAGGTGGCGAAATCCGGAGAGCCACAGGTTTCCCGGCCTGCGGAGGAGATGGAAATCACAGGTCGTTGAGATTTTCCGGGCCGGACGCACGTAGTCTGGCTATCCTCGCCGCGCCCCTGGCCGCCGGGGCCACGAATTTTCACGATCCCGCATGATTTTCCGTTCCGGAGCTTTCCTCGCCACCGCCGTTTCCCTGACCACTGCGCACGCCGCCGGGACGGACTGGCAGACGGTGCGTCCCATCATGGAGAAATACTGCATCGAGTGCCATGGCGGGAAGCGGACGAGGGGTGGTGTGGACCTGAAGCAGGTGCTGGATGATCCGCAGGTGGCGGGCAATTTCGAGCTGTGGGAAAAGGTCGCCCATGCCATGGCGAGCGGCGACATGCCCCCGGAGGATGATCCCCAGCTTGCCACGCCGGAAAAGGAGCTGATCACGAAGTGGTTGGATGGATCCCTCAAAGCTGCGGCGAAGGAAAATGCGGGCGACCCCGGCCACGTCACCGTCCGCCGCCTGACGAACGCGGAGTATGACAACACCATCCGCGCGCTGACCGGCATCGACTATGGTTTTGCGAAGGATTTCCTACCCGACGGCGGTGGTGGTGAGGGCTTTTCCAATGTGGGGGACGTGCTTTTCGTCAGCCCGCAGCAGATCGACAAATACCTGGCCGCCGCACGCAAGCTGACCGAGCACGCCGCCATCCTGCCGGGCCGCGGCGTCATGTTCCAGGACACCCGCGTCGGCCTGCGCGGTCCGCTCCAGTTGAAGGACCAGGCGGAGCGCGCGCTCTACATCTGGTACCAGAAAATGGCGGAGCCGCACATCCCGAAGGACGGGGAGGACATGCGGGAGGGCGACTACATGACCGCCTGCTGGAAGTTCAAGCACCGGGAGAAGACCGGCGCGGAATCGCTCGACCAGCTCGCGAAGGAAGCCGGGCTTTCCGCCGCGTTCCTCGCCAACTGGTGGGACATGCTCAACAGCGACAAGATCAAGTCGCGTTTCCTCGACCTGACACGCGTGGACTGGCGCGAACTGCCGGGCCCGGATGAGGCGAACCCTAAGGCGATCCCCGCAGCCGTCGCCGCGAAAATCTCCGCCATCGAGGCCCAGCGCCAGTCCTGGACCAACACGGACGGAGCCGCCGGCTGGGTGCGGACCCAGCGCCGCCAGCAGGACTCCGACGGTCTGCGCGCCTATGAGATGACCACCCCCACCAAGGCCGGTCAGCCGATCCATCTCGTGGTCGGTGATACCGGCGATGGCAGCCGCGGTGACATGGTCATCATCGAGAAGATCGCCATCAAGCGGAACGGCAAGTTCGAGAACTACGTCACCTGGCTGAAGCGCCGGATCGAGGGGAACAGCACGGAGCTGAAAAAGCTGGAGGCTGCACAGGACGCGGATCCCGCCCGCATCGCGGGACTGAAGAAAGCCGTGGATGACGGCGCGAAGGCGCTGGCCCTTTTCGGCAAGCATCCGCTCGGCAAGCCGGTGGAGGAAACCATGCTGGTGCTACAGGCTCCGGTGGTCGTCACCCTGCCCTTCGGGGAGGAGGCGGCCGTGACCGTCAAGGGACGGCTGGAAATGTCCGGTCCGGAGGTGGATTTCGCCACCGTCCAGTTCACCGCCACGGGAGCGAATCCACCCGATCCGACGAAGATCATCCCCGGCGCGCTGGTCATGTGGAAGCGGCAGACGGAAATCGCCCGCAGCACCATGGGCGACTTCGGCAGGATGAAGACCGTCTTTCCGGATGAATACGCCCGCCGTCTGGAGCAGGTGGCGCGGAACTACCGCTTCAAGGACGGAAAGAACGAGGGCGTCTATTACTTCAGCGATGCCCAGCTCAACGGCTTCATCAGCGAACAGGAGCAGGACCGCCTCCGCCGGATGCTGAAGGACTGGCGCATCCTCAGTCCACGGAACCCGGATGCGAAGCTCCAGAAGGAGTGGGACCAGTCGGTGCAGGGGCATCTCCACCACTTTGCGTCCAGGGCTTGGCGCAGGCCGCTGGCCGCGGAGGAGAAGGCCGGTCTGAACGCCATCTACGATGAGGCCCGTAGCCGCGAGCTGGACCGGGAATCCGCCGCCCGCGAGGTGCTGATGCGCGTCTTCATTTCCCCCGACTTCATCTTCCGCCTCGAAAAATCGGACCAGCCCGGCGTCCATCCGGTGGATGCCTGGGAACTGGCCTCCCGCCTGAGCTACTTCCTCTGGTCGTCCAGTCCGGACGACGCGCTGCGGAAGGCCGCTGCGGATGGATCCCTGCTGAAGCCGGAGGTGCTGGAGGCCCAGACGAAACGGATGCTCGCCGGAAAAAGCTCCGCCGCGCTGGCGGAGGAGTTCGCCGGACAGTGGCTCAAGTTCCACAATTTCAGCAAGCACTCCACGGTGGACGCCGGAAAGTTCCCCGAGTTCACGCCGGAACTGCGGGCGGACATGCACCGCGAAACGAAGGAGTTCTTCAGCCACCTCATCCGCAACGACCGCCCGGTGAAGGAGATCATCCTGGCCGACTACACCTTCCTCAACGAGCGGCTGGCGAAGCACTACGGCATCCCCGGCGTGACCGGCGGTGAGTTCCGGAAAGTGCCCGTTTCCTCCCACCACCGCGGCGGCATTCTGGGCATGGGCAGCGTGCTGGTGAAGACCTCCTTCCCCCAGCGCACCAGTCCGGTGCTGCGCGGTGACTGGCTGCTCCACGCCGTGCTGGGCATGCCGACCCCACCAGCGCCCGCCGATGTCCCGCCTTTCCCGGAACACTCCGACAAGCCGATGACCGTCCGCGAAAAGCTCGAGTCCCACCGGGCCGAGAAAGCCTGCGCCTCCTGCCATGACAAGATCGACCCGCTCGGCTTCGCGCTCGAGGGATTCGACGCCCTCGGCAGGTTCCGCGAAAAGGACGAGAACGGTCTGGCGATCGATGATACCGGCTCCCTCAAGGACGGGACCACCATGGATGGCATCGCGGGACTGCGCGACTACCTCGCCCTGCATGACCGGGAGTTCAACCAGGTGCTCGCCCGCAAGCTCATCGGCTACGCCCTTGGCCGCTCCGTCCTGCCGAGCGACAAGGTGCTCATCGAGGAGATCGCGTCATCGCTGAAATCTTCCGAAGGGAAATTCTCCACCGCGGTATTGGCCGTCGTCCGGAGTCCCCAGTTCCTCAACCGGAGGAATGAGTGATTCCTGCATGATCCACATAGCCAATGCCGCTGAAGGACAGGGATAGGAGCGAAGATGCCGGGCGTGAAAGAAATTGTCCCACTTGCGTTTGCCGGCCTTGAGCAGAGCCGCGGCATCCGGAAAGGCTTCGACAAAAGCCCATGCCGTGGGACTGGTCCAGTCGTCGAAGGCTTCAAGTGCCGTCGGGTAGTACTCCAGCAAAGCCTGTTGGAGTTGATTGATCAATGCGGTGCGCTCCCCGATGAGAGCGACCTCGTCACGGCATAGCAGCCGCAGTTCGGCAGCCAGCGGATCCTGCGGCCCGAGTTGTCGCCAGGTATGGGCATCGATGCGCAGGGCATCGGCCAAGGCCCAGGCATCAAGGCGGTCGGTCTTGTTGCCAGCGCTGGTCTTGCGCTCACGGTAGCGCTTGGCGCTCATCGGATGGACAGGATAAAGCGCGACACCACTGTCCAGCAACTGGTCCACGGCATGGCCGCAGGTGGTCTCCACGGCGACGCCGGGGGCGGGCCATTGGCGGACGGTCTCGGCCCACTGCCGCCAGCCGGCGGCGCTGTGGTCGAAACGGAAATCGGCGACGATCTTGCCGTCACGGTCGATGATGACGGCATCGTGGTGATCCTTCGCCCAATCGAAGCCGGCGAAGTGGCTGAGTGTTTGGTGGGCGTCCTGCATGGTTTGGGTCCGGTTTATCTTTTCGGGCATGCGCGGCGCTGGTCCTTTGCCGGGTCGAGCTGATACGGGAACTTCGTGAGCTGGTGTCCTCTCAGACCTCTTGGCATGGACCCGCGGACGGGCCGGTGTTCTTCGCTGGAGCCTCGCAGGCTGAGCGAACATGGACCGTGTCGCGTCCGGGGCGTTGCTGCCATCCGAGCTTATCCCGGGCGGCAAGGGGATGGCCACCGGGATTTTCGGCACGGCGGCCAAGTTATTCACAACCAGCGGCGGCGGAGGTGCCTTTGGAGGGCACTTCGCCGCCGGTTGATGAATAACTATGGGAAGGGTATCAGCGGATATAATGGCTCTGCCGCAATGTCCTTCCTCCCTGACCGGCTGCAACCGGTCCCCACAACAAAAGGCATTCCACTGCAGATCAGCACGTCTTCCGGGGCATGGAGAAGATGCATCTGCGTTATCTGGAGAAGGATTCCGGGCAGCCCGTCCGTCCATGTCGATTCGCTTCGATGGTGGTTCGATTTTCTCCTTTTTCATCAGATATGAAAGTCCAACAAAGTGAAACCAGTTCTGATGCCCTCCCCGGATCCTTGGCGGAATCAACGCTTCTCCCCACCGGATATGTGAAAGTTGTGGTTCTTTTTTTGGAATTCATTTGACATATCGGGTCGATTCAAACAAGGGGTTGGTCGCCTGACGAGGATATGTGAAATTATCACTTATCTTTGATAAGTGCACCTCCCCCCCCCGCCTCTTTTCCCCTCTCCCCCCAACTCCCCGGTTCATATCATTTCAGCATTCGCATGAAATCAAAACATCTGATTCCCTCCTTCCTGCTTTTCCTCGCGACATTTCCGCTGTCAGCCGGCACACTGAGCAACGGAGCGCTGAGCCTGACCGTCCGCGACGACAATGGCGCGATCGACGCCATTGTTTTCAACGGCGTGGATTACTTCAACCCCGGAACGCCCGTATCGGATTTCGGCCTCCAGTTGGGCACGGACACATCCACCTTCCGCTGCAATACGACCGGCGGCTCGGAACAGATTCCGGTATCCACCACGACCGCTGCGGG
This genomic stretch from Akkermansiaceae bacterium harbors:
- a CDS encoding DUF1592 domain-containing protein gives rise to the protein MIFRSGAFLATAVSLTTAHAAGTDWQTVRPIMEKYCIECHGGKRTRGGVDLKQVLDDPQVAGNFELWEKVAHAMASGDMPPEDDPQLATPEKELITKWLDGSLKAAAKENAGDPGHVTVRRLTNAEYDNTIRALTGIDYGFAKDFLPDGGGGEGFSNVGDVLFVSPQQIDKYLAAARKLTEHAAILPGRGVMFQDTRVGLRGPLQLKDQAERALYIWYQKMAEPHIPKDGEDMREGDYMTACWKFKHREKTGAESLDQLAKEAGLSAAFLANWWDMLNSDKIKSRFLDLTRVDWRELPGPDEANPKAIPAAVAAKISAIEAQRQSWTNTDGAAGWVRTQRRQQDSDGLRAYEMTTPTKAGQPIHLVVGDTGDGSRGDMVIIEKIAIKRNGKFENYVTWLKRRIEGNSTELKKLEAAQDADPARIAGLKKAVDDGAKALALFGKHPLGKPVEETMLVLQAPVVVTLPFGEEAAVTVKGRLEMSGPEVDFATVQFTATGANPPDPTKIIPGALVMWKRQTEIARSTMGDFGRMKTVFPDEYARRLEQVARNYRFKDGKNEGVYYFSDAQLNGFISEQEQDRLRRMLKDWRILSPRNPDAKLQKEWDQSVQGHLHHFASRAWRRPLAAEEKAGLNAIYDEARSRELDRESAAREVLMRVFISPDFIFRLEKSDQPGVHPVDAWELASRLSYFLWSSSPDDALRKAAADGSLLKPEVLEAQTKRMLAGKSSAALAEEFAGQWLKFHNFSKHSTVDAGKFPEFTPELRADMHRETKEFFSHLIRNDRPVKEIILADYTFLNERLAKHYGIPGVTGGEFRKVPVSSHHRGGILGMGSVLVKTSFPQRTSPVLRGDWLLHAVLGMPTPPAPADVPPFPEHSDKPMTVREKLESHRAEKACASCHDKIDPLGFALEGFDALGRFREKDENGLAIDDTGSLKDGTTMDGIAGLRDYLALHDREFNQVLARKLIGYALGRSVLPSDKVLIEEIASSLKSSEGKFSTAVLAVVRSPQFLNRRNE
- a CDS encoding IS110 family transposase; its protein translation is MQDAHQTLSHFAGFDWAKDHHDAVIIDRDGKIVADFRFDHSAAGWRQWAETVRQWPAPGVAVETTCGHAVDQLLDSGVALYPVHPMSAKRYRERKTSAGNKTDRLDAWALADALRIDAHTWRQLGPQDPLAAELRLLCRDEVALIGERTALINQLQQALLEYYPTALEAFDDWTSPTAWAFVEAFPDAAALLKAGKRKWDNFFHARHLRSYPCPSAALAMWIMQESLIPPVEELGTPDDGQYRGGEFPFGRFQR